The nucleotide sequence CGGTTCAACAGCCACCAAACGACGGCGATGATCAAAACGATGACAATGACCCAGATAATCCACTCCATAGCACAGCCTTTCATCCGTCACGCTAGGTTGCCGTTGCTTGACGGTACGTCGGTGTCAATAGGGCTGTCTAGGCTTGTCAGAGCCGGTTTTGGCTACGGAAGACGGTCCTCACGTCTCATATGATGAGACGTGAGTCCACTATTTGGGCCAGTTTTTTCTGGAAATTGGGCAAAAGGGGCCGCTTCCGGTCGTTGGCGGTCCTTGAGGAGTCATAGACTTTGACCCATGAGTGAGGACGCCCTGACTGAAACCGCCACCAAGCCTGACATTAAGCCCCGGAGCCGGGTTGTCACTGACGGCATTCACGCGGCTCCGGCACGCGGAATGTTCCGGGCTGTCGGCATGGGGGACGATGACTTCGCCAAGCCGCAAATCGGCGTCGCGAGTTCCTGGAACGAAATCACTCCCTGCAACCTCTCCCTGAACCGGCTCGCCCAGGGCGCCAAGGAAGGCGTCCACGCCGGCGGCGGGTTCCCGATGCAGTTCGGCACCATCTCCGTGTCCGACGGCATCTCCATGGGCCACGAGGGCATGCACTTCTCCCTGGTCTCCCGCGAAGTCATCGCCGACTCCGTGGAAACCGTCATGCAGGCAGAGCGCATCGACGGCTCCGTGCTGCTGGCGGGCTGCGACAAGTCCCTTCCGGGTATGCTCATGGCAGCTGCGCGCCTGAACCTTGCCAGCGTCTTCCTGTACGCCGGCTCCATCATGCCGGGCTGGGTCAAGCTGGAGGACGGCTCCGAAAAGGAAGTCACCCTCATCGACGCGTTCGAGGCGGTCGGTGCATGCGCTGCCGGCAAGATGAGCATGGAAGACCTCACCCGTATCGAAAAGGCGATCTGTCCCGGCGAAGGCGCCTGCGGCGGCATGTACACGGCCAACACCATGGCCTGCATCGGTGAGGCCCTCGGCATGTCCCTGCCCGGGTCGGCAGCCCCGCCCTCGGCGGACCGCCGCCGTGATGAATTCGCGCGCAAGTCCGGCGAGGCAGTGGTCAACCTGCTGCGCAACGGCATCACGGCGCGCGACATCATGACCAAGAAGGCCTTCGAGAATGCAATCGCCGTCACCATGGCCTTCGGCGGATCCACCAACGCTGTCCTGCACCTGCTGGCCATCGCCCGCGAGGCAGAGGTCGAACTGAGCCTGGACGACTTCAACCGCATCGGGGACAAGATCCCGCACCTGGGCGACCTGAAGCCGTTCGGCCGCTACGTCATGACCGACGTCGACAAGATCGGCGGAGTACCGGTGATCATGAAGGCGCTGCTCGACGCCGGCCTGCTGCACGGGGACTGCCTCACCGTCACGGGCAAAACGGTCGCCGAAAACCTCGAGGCCATCAACCCGCCGGACGTCGACGGCAAGATCCTTCGCGCGCTGGACAACCCGATCCACAAGACCGGCGGCATCACCATCCTGCACGGCTCGCTCGCCCCCGAGGGCGCCGTGGTGAAGAGCGCCGGCTTCGACGCCGACGTCTTCGAAGGCAGCGCCCGCGTGTTCGAGCGTGAACAGGGCGCGCTGGACGCGCTGGACAACGGCGAGATCCAGAAGGGTGACGTCGTGGTGATCCGCTACGAAGGCCCCAAGGGCGGTCCGGGCATGCGCGAGATGCTCGCCATCACCGGTGCCATCAAGGGCGCCGGACTGGGCAAGGACGTCCTGCTGCTCACCGATGGCCGCTTCTCCGGCGGAACCACCGGCCTGTGCATTGGTCACGTTGCGCCCGAAGCGGTCGACGGCGGCCCCATCGCCTTCGTCAAGGACGGCGACCGGATCCGCGTGGACATCGCAGCACGCACCTTCGACCTGCTCGTTGACGACGCAGAGCTCGAAGCCCGCAAGGAAGGCTGGGCGCCGCTGCCGGCCAAGTTCACCAAGGGTGTGCTGGCCAAGTACGCCAAGCTGGTCCACAGCGCCAGCACGGGCGCCTACTGCGGGTGATTTTTTAGGCCTGGGTAACCAGGCTTAATAAGGGATGCTCCAAGGGGCCCTGAACACACGGCGTCTGCGCCGCGCGCTTGGGGTGGGAGCTTCCCGAAAAATGGACAATGATGTCCATATGGTGAGATAGCGTTAACCTTCGTTGACACCTATCTCACTTAGAGGGAAAACTGAACGCATGATCGCACTCGTTACCAGCCGCGCCGCTGCAAATGCAGTCGTCGTACTTACCAAGCGCGTGGCTCCATAGCCCGACTGGTAACGAACTGTCACGCGCAACCCCTCGAAGAGCCGCCAGGCTGAGGGGTTTTTTTATTTTCCGGGCGGGACGGAACGTTCAGTTTTCCAAGCACAACACCAATTCAAGATCCACTAAGGAAGAGTTCGATGAGCAAAGGATCGCCCATCAGCCCCTCGCTGATGGCTTCAAAGTCCGCTGGAGCCCCCAAGGCTCCGGAACGCGTCGACAAGCCGGCTGATGCCGGCGTCGACACTGCTGCAGCCGCCTCTCCTGTCCTTGGGCCGAACAACGTCGTACCCCCGACGGTGATGACCGGCTCAGAAGCAATTGTCCGTTCGCTCGAAGAACTCGGCGTCGACGACATTTTCGGTTTGCCCGGTGGCGCGATCCTGCCCACCTACGACCCCTTGATGGCCTCCAAAATGAACCACGTTCTGGTCCGTCACGAACAGGGAGCCGGCCACGCCGCGCAAGGCTATGCCATGGTCACCGGCCGGGTGGGCGTCTGCATCGCCACCTCGGGCCCGGGTGCCACCAACCTCGTCACCGCCATCATGGATGCGCACATGGACTCCGTTCCGCTCGTGGCCATTACCGGCCAGGTTTCCAGCGGCGTGATCGGCACCGACGCCTTTCAGGAAGCCGACATCGTGGGCATCACCATGCCCATCACCAAGCACTCGTTCCTGGTGACGGACGCCAACGACATTCCCCACGTCATGGCCGAGGCCTTCCACCTGGCCTCGACCGGACGGCCCGGCCCGGTCCTCGTTGACGTTGCCAAGGACGCCCAGCAGGGGCAGATGACCTTCTCCTGGCCGCCCAAGATCGACCTGCCGGGCTACCGGCCCGTGGTCCGCGGCCACAACAAGCAGGTCCGCGAGGCGGCCAAGCTGATCTCGGCCGCCAGCAAGCCTGTCCTGTACGTGGGCGGCGGTGTGGTCAAGGCCCACGCCTCAGCCGAACT is from Arthrobacter sp. QXT-31 and encodes:
- the ilvD gene encoding dihydroxy-acid dehydratase gives rise to the protein MSEDALTETATKPDIKPRSRVVTDGIHAAPARGMFRAVGMGDDDFAKPQIGVASSWNEITPCNLSLNRLAQGAKEGVHAGGGFPMQFGTISVSDGISMGHEGMHFSLVSREVIADSVETVMQAERIDGSVLLAGCDKSLPGMLMAAARLNLASVFLYAGSIMPGWVKLEDGSEKEVTLIDAFEAVGACAAGKMSMEDLTRIEKAICPGEGACGGMYTANTMACIGEALGMSLPGSAAPPSADRRRDEFARKSGEAVVNLLRNGITARDIMTKKAFENAIAVTMAFGGSTNAVLHLLAIAREAEVELSLDDFNRIGDKIPHLGDLKPFGRYVMTDVDKIGGVPVIMKALLDAGLLHGDCLTVTGKTVAENLEAINPPDVDGKILRALDNPIHKTGGITILHGSLAPEGAVVKSAGFDADVFEGSARVFEREQGALDALDNGEIQKGDVVVIRYEGPKGGPGMREMLAITGAIKGAGLGKDVLLLTDGRFSGGTTGLCIGHVAPEAVDGGPIAFVKDGDRIRVDIAARTFDLLVDDAELEARKEGWAPLPAKFTKGVLAKYAKLVHSASTGAYCG